The Candidatus Woesearchaeota archaeon genome includes a window with the following:
- a CDS encoding HTH domain-containing protein: MALIQQRITIIRMRRPETPSLNEELQWFGSSLGLFNLRDKDKSCFRIFIELLKATKTNRSITSDELAERLALTRGTVVHHINKLMETGLVVYEKKGYMLRVNNLSALIDELEEDMKRTCTTLRKIAEDIDVRMKR, encoded by the coding sequence ATGGCATTGATTCAACAGAGGATTACTATTATTCGTATGCGACGGCCAGAGACGCCTTCGCTCAACGAGGAATTGCAGTGGTTTGGTTCTTCTTTAGGATTATTCAATCTTCGCGACAAAGACAAAAGTTGCTTTCGTATTTTTATCGAGCTCTTGAAGGCAACAAAAACAAACAGAAGCATCACGAGCGATGAACTCGCTGAACGACTTGCGTTGACACGTGGAACTGTGGTGCACCACATCAATAAACTCATGGAGACTGGGCTTGTTGTCTACGAGAAAAAAGGATATATGCTTCGCGTCAATAATCTTTCCGCGCTCATTGATGAACTTGAAGAAGATATGAAGCGAACCTGTACAACATTGCGGAAAATCGCAGAAGACATTGATGTGCGAATGAAGCGGTAA